In Burkholderia sp. WP9, a genomic segment contains:
- a CDS encoding replication endonuclease, which translates to MIHQTNEAWANELVAPLPARWCGKLLGTWERRRTSFNPEKLTSQNDAQRKANEALRDTVARLLPFAVNDDLTLDADDGAVVDAAWKGAERCRVRLLEIEDMQQHGRDALRAAGVSADEANAVENAEARAMLSTLCEARGIWAPAKKYDDLPAVRRMVAARWWTGQLRKAHARAVESAAIELGTVNKSRDMYVSNESLAARKAQNERNAATLEATIARNVETEQEFTLAELAAKGPANRAIKRAELMTRINGFERIAIAHGHAGLFLTITCPSKMHSHKIIGGRAVKNSKYDHTKPKDAQKYLTGVWARIRAALARAQIGLYGFRIAEPMHDGTPHWHLLVFYPPANDSKIRATVRRYALQMDGDEAGAQERRCDFKTMDPEIGTAAAYIAKYVAKNIDGHKLEKDLLGNDSLDTSARVEAWASRWRIKQFQQVGGPPVGPWREMRRVESVPSDAPAHVLKAFNAVNKVAKFEGRENASVAWDHYVEAQGGVFCGRNYRIRIATVASDALTAYGEEAPAMPIGVQYREVAKVRDAIGNWIGVLPRTVIIESKRFTWEIKRPNTNARSRSQPSWSEAAKRGVFIAAPYVESQTASASSVALPELWLTGEKYDQWKAKNPAAAIEWESGLKREHRAPWTCVNNCTPEGEDGRTTDVDAVRNTQRNRGTAGSGGVGNGPGTRKNASEGTGRTYPHDGGGH; encoded by the coding sequence GTGATCCATCAAACCAACGAGGCATGGGCTAACGAACTGGTTGCGCCGCTTCCGGCGCGCTGGTGCGGAAAGCTGCTCGGTACGTGGGAGCGACGTAGAACCAGCTTCAACCCGGAAAAGCTCACCTCACAGAACGATGCGCAGCGGAAAGCAAACGAGGCGTTACGGGACACCGTAGCGCGCCTTTTGCCGTTCGCCGTCAATGACGACCTGACGCTAGACGCCGACGACGGCGCCGTGGTCGATGCAGCATGGAAGGGCGCGGAGCGATGCCGCGTGCGCCTGCTCGAAATCGAAGACATGCAACAGCACGGCCGCGATGCGTTGCGCGCGGCGGGCGTGTCGGCCGACGAGGCGAATGCGGTCGAAAACGCCGAAGCGCGGGCAATGTTGTCGACCTTGTGCGAGGCCCGTGGAATATGGGCTCCCGCCAAGAAATACGACGATTTACCCGCTGTTCGTCGGATGGTGGCGGCCAGGTGGTGGACCGGACAGTTGCGCAAGGCGCACGCCCGCGCGGTGGAGTCCGCGGCGATTGAGCTAGGCACCGTCAACAAGTCGCGCGACATGTACGTGTCGAATGAATCGCTGGCGGCCCGCAAGGCGCAGAACGAACGAAACGCGGCGACGCTTGAGGCGACCATCGCGCGCAACGTCGAGACGGAACAGGAATTCACGCTGGCGGAACTGGCGGCCAAAGGGCCGGCTAACCGTGCCATCAAGCGCGCGGAACTAATGACACGTATCAATGGCTTCGAGCGCATCGCAATCGCGCATGGCCACGCTGGGCTGTTCCTCACGATCACCTGTCCGTCCAAGATGCACAGCCACAAGATCATCGGTGGCCGTGCGGTAAAGAACTCGAAGTACGACCACACCAAACCCAAAGATGCCCAGAAATATCTTACTGGCGTGTGGGCGCGAATCCGCGCTGCTCTCGCTCGCGCACAGATTGGCCTGTACGGTTTTCGCATTGCCGAGCCCATGCACGACGGCACACCTCACTGGCATTTGCTGGTCTTTTACCCGCCGGCCAATGATTCGAAGATCCGCGCCACTGTCCGCCGATACGCGCTCCAGATGGACGGCGATGAAGCGGGCGCGCAAGAGAGGCGGTGCGACTTTAAGACCATGGACCCGGAGATTGGTACGGCGGCGGCCTACATCGCCAAATATGTGGCGAAGAACATCGACGGCCACAAGCTCGAGAAAGACCTGTTGGGTAATGACTCGCTTGATACGTCGGCCCGTGTCGAGGCGTGGGCCTCGCGCTGGCGAATCAAGCAATTTCAGCAGGTAGGCGGGCCGCCGGTCGGCCCGTGGCGTGAAATGCGCCGTGTTGAAAGCGTGCCGTCTGACGCACCGGCGCACGTGCTGAAGGCATTCAACGCGGTCAACAAGGTGGCGAAGTTCGAGGGCCGGGAAAACGCCTCGGTCGCGTGGGATCACTACGTGGAAGCACAGGGCGGCGTTTTCTGTGGCCGCAACTATCGTATCCGTATTGCGACCGTGGCCAGCGACGCGCTAACGGCATACGGCGAGGAAGCGCCGGCAATGCCGATTGGCGTGCAATATCGCGAGGTCGCGAAGGTTCGCGACGCCATCGGCAACTGGATCGGCGTGTTGCCGCGTACCGTAATCATTGAGTCAAAGAGGTTCACGTGGGAAATAAAAAGACCAAACACGAATGCACGTTCGCGCTCGCAACCATCGTGGAGCGAAGCGGCGAAGCGTGGAGTATTTATCGCTGCACCGTATGTAGAAAGCCAAACGGCGAGCGCTTCAAGCGTGGCGCTGCCGGAACTGTGGCTGACGGGGGAGAAGTACGACCAGTGGAAGGCGAAGAACCCGGCCGCAGCGATTGAGTGGGAGTCGGGTTTGAAGCGCGAGCATCGCGCGCCTTGGACCTGTGTAAATAACTGTACGCCGGAGGGCGAAGATGGACGAACAACCGACGTTGACGCAGTACGCAATACGCAACGAAACCGAGGTACGGCGGGTAGTGGAGGGGTCGGTAATGGTCCCGGCACCCGCAAAAACGCTTCTGAAGGAACAGGCCGCACTTATCCGCATGATGGCGGCGGCCATTGA
- a CDS encoding helix-turn-helix domain-containing protein, with the protein MRTTIQYLDALKKRLDLPSDYAAAKMLGVTRQAVSKYRNGLSVFDEATAARVAELLGIDPLEVISACKAESAPDAFMRKVWENAWGKATGAAVTASLTVCILGLAAAPSPARSASVSAESATLYLMSNYVLERMMRVSEPSVCWSPSR; encoded by the coding sequence ATGCGCACGACAATCCAATATCTGGACGCTTTGAAGAAGCGTCTAGACCTTCCTTCCGATTACGCCGCAGCGAAAATGCTGGGTGTGACGCGCCAAGCGGTCAGCAAATACCGCAATGGGCTATCTGTTTTTGATGAGGCTACAGCCGCGCGGGTGGCCGAGCTTCTGGGCATTGATCCGCTTGAGGTTATCTCGGCTTGCAAGGCGGAATCTGCACCTGATGCGTTCATGCGCAAGGTGTGGGAGAACGCTTGGGGAAAAGCGACGGGAGCGGCAGTCACGGCGTCACTGACCGTGTGCATACTAGGGCTAGCCGCCGCTCCCTCGCCCGCCAGATCAGCGTCAGTCTCGGCTGAAAGTGCAACTCTTTATCTTATGTCAAATTATGTACTTGAGCGGATGATGAGAGTGTCTGAACCGTCGGTTTGCTGGTCGCCCTCCCGTTGA
- a CDS encoding TIGR02594 family protein, protein MIQGHRDQQAANGFTPVWMDIAFKERGVKRYGAGECNPRIAEYNESTQLAGYDDKIAWCSSFLNWCMKQSGIAGTQSALARSWLTWGNELGAPIYGCVAVLTADDAVEWKGHVGFFLRSDAQHVYLFGGNQLEEVRELAYPLDRVLAYRWP, encoded by the coding sequence TCGCGACCAGCAAGCAGCGAACGGATTCACGCCTGTCTGGATGGATATCGCGTTCAAGGAACGAGGTGTCAAGCGTTACGGCGCGGGTGAATGCAACCCGAGGATCGCCGAGTATAACGAAAGCACTCAATTGGCAGGCTACGACGACAAGATCGCATGGTGTTCGTCATTCCTCAACTGGTGCATGAAGCAATCGGGCATTGCAGGAACGCAGTCGGCCTTGGCTCGCTCCTGGCTAACTTGGGGAAATGAGCTCGGCGCTCCAATCTACGGCTGCGTTGCAGTGTTGACTGCCGACGATGCCGTCGAATGGAAGGGTCATGTGGGATTCTTTCTGCGATCTGACGCCCAGCACGTTTACTTGTTCGGAGGCAATCAGCTTGAAGAGGTACGCGAATTAGCTTATCCGCTCGACCGTGTGTTGGCATATCGCTGGCCGTGA
- a CDS encoding LacI family DNA-binding transcriptional regulator, which produces MPRSFDSPAPASDTAPARTPTSRARRNTGRTVLSDVAKLAGVSTATVSRVYNEPDKVSASVRERVEHAALTLNWFPNAAGRALASTRSHIAGIIIPTLDDQVFASQVSAMQAAFAARGITLVLGCSNYDPAQAIVQVRAMLARGVEAMAIVGEAHPAELFDALRLYRVPYAVTYAYREGSPHDCIGFDNHAAYVEITEHLIGLGHRSFAVCIQPTRDNDRVQARLAGIRSALERHGLAVRPEHLFEGESTIEFGRRSLRSIWQSAGEHPSAIICGNDHIALGVLREAEDLGIAVPGELSVTGFDDLAIAKEMRPALTTMRVDTAEIGRLAAQHLLDALDGKRVQRGHEVHAQLQIRQSTGPCPSQVSR; this is translated from the coding sequence ATGCCCCGCTCCTTTGATTCTCCCGCGCCCGCTTCCGATACGGCCCCGGCCCGAACGCCGACGAGCCGCGCTCGCCGCAACACAGGACGCACCGTGCTCTCGGATGTCGCGAAGCTCGCGGGGGTATCCACGGCGACGGTGTCGCGGGTGTACAACGAGCCGGACAAAGTCTCGGCCAGCGTGCGCGAGCGCGTCGAGCACGCCGCGCTCACGCTCAACTGGTTTCCGAATGCGGCAGGACGCGCGCTCGCGTCCACGCGCAGCCATATCGCCGGCATCATTATTCCGACGCTCGACGATCAGGTGTTCGCCTCGCAGGTGAGCGCCATGCAGGCGGCGTTCGCGGCGCGCGGCATCACGCTCGTGCTCGGCTGCTCGAACTACGACCCCGCGCAGGCGATCGTGCAGGTGCGCGCGATGCTGGCACGCGGCGTCGAGGCGATGGCGATCGTCGGCGAGGCGCATCCGGCCGAACTGTTCGATGCATTGCGGCTCTATCGGGTGCCTTATGCGGTCACGTATGCGTATCGCGAGGGCAGCCCGCACGACTGTATCGGCTTCGACAATCACGCGGCCTACGTTGAAATAACGGAACATCTGATTGGCCTTGGCCACCGCTCGTTCGCGGTCTGCATTCAGCCGACTCGCGACAACGACCGGGTGCAGGCGCGCCTCGCGGGCATTCGCTCGGCGCTCGAACGCCACGGCCTCGCCGTCAGGCCGGAGCACCTGTTCGAAGGCGAATCGACGATCGAATTCGGGCGGCGCAGCTTGCGCTCGATCTGGCAATCGGCAGGCGAGCACCCGAGCGCGATCATCTGCGGCAACGACCACATTGCTTTGGGCGTGCTGCGCGAGGCGGAGGATCTGGGGATTGCCGTTCCAGGCGAATTGTCCGTGACGGGCTTCGACGATCTCGCGATCGCCAAAGAGATGCGTCCCGCGCTCACGACCATGCGGGTCGACACCGCCGAGATTGGAAGGCTTGCGGCGCAACACCTGCTCGACGCACTCGACGGCAAGCGAGTTCAACGTGGACACGAGGTGCATGCGCAATTACAGATTCGCCAGTCGACGGGGCCATGCCCGAGCCAGGTTTCGCGGTGA
- a CDS encoding dihydrodipicolinate synthase family protein, with amino-acid sequence MTSATHSPPSIEGIVPVMLTPFDASGAIDYAGLERLIEWYIAHGSDALFAVAQSSEMQFLSLAERGELGRFVVEKVAGRIPVVVSGHISDDPEAQAEELGVAASTGAQGIVLVTNRLDPKHEGTEVFTANLKRLLERLPSDIPLGLYECPAPYRRLLSDDELKMCIDTGRFIMLKDVSCDLQTVKRRVAMAQGSPLKILNANAAIAWDAMKAGSAGFNGVFTNFHPDLYKWLRNDAAQDPALAEELSTFLVVSAVSEALGYPALAKIYHQRIGTFESIRCRVIDYDVRERFWALDAVLDKIVAGTGHFRSRIAALSAPA; translated from the coding sequence ATGACAAGTGCCACGCACTCCCCCCCTTCGATCGAAGGCATCGTTCCCGTGATGCTGACACCGTTCGACGCTTCCGGCGCGATCGACTATGCCGGCCTCGAACGTCTGATCGAGTGGTACATCGCGCACGGCTCGGACGCGCTCTTCGCCGTTGCGCAGTCGAGCGAGATGCAGTTCCTGAGCCTCGCCGAGCGTGGCGAACTCGGCCGGTTCGTCGTAGAGAAAGTGGCGGGCCGCATTCCCGTCGTGGTCTCCGGCCACATCAGCGACGATCCCGAGGCGCAGGCGGAAGAACTCGGCGTCGCCGCATCGACGGGCGCACAAGGCATCGTGCTCGTGACGAACAGGCTCGATCCGAAGCACGAGGGAACGGAGGTCTTCACGGCCAATCTCAAGCGCCTTCTCGAGCGCCTTCCGTCGGACATTCCGCTCGGCCTTTACGAATGCCCGGCGCCGTATCGGCGGCTGCTCTCCGATGATGAACTGAAGATGTGCATCGACACCGGCCGCTTCATCATGCTAAAGGACGTGAGTTGCGATCTCCAGACCGTCAAACGGCGCGTCGCGATGGCGCAGGGTTCGCCGCTGAAGATCCTGAACGCCAACGCGGCGATCGCGTGGGACGCGATGAAGGCCGGCTCGGCAGGTTTCAACGGCGTGTTCACGAACTTTCACCCGGACCTCTACAAGTGGCTGCGCAACGATGCAGCTCAGGACCCAGCACTCGCGGAGGAACTGTCGACGTTTCTCGTGGTCTCCGCGGTTTCTGAAGCGCTGGGCTATCCGGCGCTCGCGAAGATTTACCATCAGCGCATCGGCACGTTCGAGTCGATTCGCTGCCGCGTGATCGACTACGACGTTCGCGAGCGCTTCTGGGCGCTCGATGCGGTGCTCGACAAGATCGTCGCCGGCACCGGACATTTCCGTTCGCGTATTGCCGCTCTCTCGGCGCCCGCATGA
- a CDS encoding major capsid protein P2 — translation MRIQQQTNITPYQPGGTVIVNFPLGVTYEQIKVQLTGGLTCEMIPQARLKVNGKAVWTVAGADLKNENLYDGKTNDDFTFWLDFTQQNAKSSSANGKPTSQAAEMLVACYPSNLFQSFTLEIDIASAAAGAPAAGTGGVVVYTTENDPSGNQYVLKQLFANYSFQTAQNNDIALPVGGSGGIIKQIFYHQTNYAPAWVKSTAYAVGALVSAGGNTYQCATAGTSASSGSGPTGTGAGIADNTAVWNYLYGTGSVSNIQVFNQGVIILQATPAQLAAVQTQYGKVQEAGLLVLDFYLQGLREKLLNTTKSNNVFVRLTTVGGPVNLTGYTRLLDPAGR, via the coding sequence ATGCGCATCCAGCAACAAACCAACATCACGCCGTACCAGCCGGGCGGCACCGTCATTGTCAATTTTCCGCTTGGCGTGACCTACGAACAGATCAAGGTCCAGCTAACCGGCGGCCTCACCTGCGAAATGATTCCGCAGGCGCGCCTCAAGGTGAACGGCAAAGCGGTCTGGACCGTGGCCGGCGCGGACCTGAAAAACGAAAACCTGTACGACGGCAAGACCAACGACGATTTCACGTTCTGGCTTGACTTCACGCAGCAGAACGCAAAAAGCTCCAGCGCGAATGGCAAGCCGACTTCGCAGGCCGCCGAAATGCTGGTTGCGTGCTATCCGTCGAACCTGTTCCAGAGCTTCACGCTGGAAATCGATATCGCGTCGGCCGCAGCAGGTGCGCCGGCAGCGGGCACGGGCGGCGTCGTGGTCTACACGACCGAAAACGACCCGTCGGGCAATCAGTACGTGCTGAAACAGCTTTTCGCCAACTACAGCTTCCAGACCGCGCAGAACAACGATATTGCGCTCCCGGTCGGCGGCTCGGGCGGCATCATCAAGCAGATTTTCTATCACCAGACCAACTATGCACCGGCATGGGTGAAATCGACCGCGTACGCAGTCGGCGCGCTGGTGTCGGCCGGTGGCAACACGTACCAGTGCGCGACGGCTGGCACGTCGGCATCGAGCGGCAGCGGCCCCACCGGAACGGGCGCAGGCATCGCGGACAACACGGCGGTGTGGAACTACCTCTACGGCACCGGCTCGGTGTCGAACATTCAGGTGTTCAACCAGGGCGTGATCATCCTGCAGGCGACGCCGGCACAGCTCGCAGCAGTGCAAACGCAGTACGGCAAGGTTCAGGAAGCTGGCCTGCTGGTGCTGGATTTCTACCTGCAAGGGCTGCGCGAAAAGCTGCTCAACACCACCAAGTCCAACAACGTGTTCGTGCGTCTCACGACCGTTGGCGGCCCTGTGAATCTGACTGGTTACACGCGCCTGCTCGATCCGGCCGGCCGTTAA
- a CDS encoding glycoside hydrolase family 104 protein, with amino-acid sequence MENNQAGLVLLLVAIAAAVLFLGDSGSSDSGGDQDVSGGALGGATGDLMDLFGSSTGANGGNRSAFLAMIGQSEVGAALIGETDGGYNVLVGSTPGNPMTFSDYSTHPDILNQQYDSTAAGLYQINFPTFKTLRSQTGLTDFSPATQDAMAIQLITNKGALADVDAGNFASAVQKCGPVWASLGYNNYGQPTNQLETLQAWYQAAGGAVA; translated from the coding sequence ATGGAAAACAACCAGGCGGGTTTGGTGCTGCTGCTGGTCGCAATCGCGGCGGCGGTACTGTTTTTGGGCGATAGCGGGTCGTCGGATAGCGGCGGCGATCAGGACGTTTCAGGCGGCGCACTCGGCGGCGCAACGGGGGATTTGATGGACCTATTTGGCAGCAGCACGGGCGCGAACGGTGGCAACCGGTCGGCCTTTCTCGCGATGATCGGACAGAGCGAAGTTGGCGCGGCACTGATCGGTGAAACCGACGGCGGCTATAACGTGCTGGTCGGCTCGACGCCGGGCAACCCGATGACGTTCAGCGATTACAGCACGCATCCAGACATTCTCAACCAGCAATACGATTCGACGGCGGCCGGGCTGTACCAGATCAATTTCCCGACGTTCAAGACGCTGCGGAGCCAGACCGGACTCACGGATTTCAGCCCGGCCACGCAGGACGCCATGGCTATCCAGTTGATCACGAACAAGGGCGCGCTCGCGGACGTGGACGCAGGGAATTTCGCGTCGGCCGTGCAGAAGTGCGGGCCGGTGTGGGCGAGCCTCGGATACAACAACTACGGACAGCCGACGAACCAGCTTGAGACTTTGCAGGCGTGGTATCAGGCTGCAGGAGGGGCCGTCGCATGA
- a CDS encoding MFS transporter: MSTTPRPEPAPPRIRRAQTVALTLLMVSGIVNYLDRGTLAVANPLIRHDLGLSLGQMGLLLSAFSWSYALFQLPVGGLVDRVGPRKLLGLGLIVWSLAQAAGGFVSTFGWFILARIVLGIGEAPQFPSAARVVSNWFPLRARGKPTGIFNSASPLGTALAPLCLSILVVNFHWRWAFIVTGIVGLIVALVWLAVYRDPAKATMTQEERRYLEGDEADRRPAQSLTFAEWRSLFSHGTTWGMLIGFFGSVYLNWVYLTWLPGYLTMERHMSLMHTGVAASIPFFCGFLGSLTAGWFSDLMTSRSTNPVGSRRNAVVIAMLGMVAFTIPAALVESNMLAIACISVVIFLANAASASSWALATAAAPPNRVGSLGAIQNFGGFLGGALAPILTGYIAQTWSFVPALLTAAGIAFIGAMSYLLLVRKPIEDKPAHVEAFSAQA; the protein is encoded by the coding sequence ATGAGCACAACCCCTCGCCCTGAGCCGGCACCACCAAGAATTCGCCGCGCCCAGACCGTAGCGCTGACGCTGTTGATGGTCAGCGGCATCGTCAACTATCTGGACCGTGGCACGCTTGCCGTGGCCAATCCGCTGATCCGCCATGATCTCGGCTTGTCGCTGGGTCAGATGGGGCTGCTGCTCTCCGCGTTTTCCTGGAGCTACGCGCTATTTCAATTGCCGGTGGGCGGTCTCGTCGACCGCGTCGGGCCGCGCAAGCTGCTCGGCCTCGGCCTGATCGTCTGGTCGCTCGCGCAGGCCGCTGGGGGCTTCGTCTCGACCTTCGGCTGGTTCATCCTTGCGCGGATCGTGCTCGGCATCGGCGAGGCGCCGCAGTTTCCGTCAGCGGCGCGCGTCGTCAGCAACTGGTTTCCGCTGCGCGCTCGCGGCAAGCCGACCGGCATCTTCAACTCGGCGTCCCCGCTCGGCACGGCGCTCGCGCCGCTCTGCCTGTCGATTCTCGTCGTGAATTTCCATTGGCGCTGGGCGTTCATCGTGACGGGCATCGTCGGCCTGATCGTGGCGCTCGTATGGCTTGCGGTGTATCGCGATCCGGCGAAGGCCACGATGACCCAAGAAGAGCGCCGTTATCTCGAAGGTGACGAGGCGGATCGCAGGCCCGCGCAGTCGCTCACCTTCGCCGAATGGCGTTCGCTTTTTTCGCACGGCACGACCTGGGGCATGCTGATCGGCTTTTTCGGCTCCGTCTACCTCAACTGGGTGTATCTGACGTGGCTGCCAGGCTACCTGACGATGGAACGCCACATGAGCCTCATGCATACGGGCGTCGCAGCATCGATTCCCTTCTTCTGCGGTTTTCTTGGCTCGCTCACGGCCGGCTGGTTCTCGGATCTCATGACGAGCCGCAGCACAAATCCGGTCGGGAGCCGCCGCAACGCCGTGGTGATCGCGATGCTCGGCATGGTCGCGTTCACGATTCCGGCGGCGCTCGTCGAGAGCAATATGCTCGCGATCGCGTGCATCTCGGTGGTGATCTTCCTGGCCAACGCCGCTTCAGCCAGTTCCTGGGCGCTCGCGACCGCCGCCGCGCCGCCAAACCGCGTCGGCTCGCTCGGCGCAATCCAGAATTTTGGCGGCTTCCTGGGCGGCGCCCTCGCCCCCATTCTGACCGGCTACATCGCGCAGACCTGGTCTTTTGTGCCCGCGCTGCTAACGGCGGCAGGCATCGCGTTCATCGGTGCAATGAGCTACTTGCTGCTCGTACGCAAGCCGATCGAGGACAAGCCCGCACACGTCGAAGCTTTTAGCGCGCAGGCGTGA